One genomic window of Fusarium verticillioides 7600 chromosome 2, whole genome shotgun sequence includes the following:
- a CDS encoding 50S ribosomal protein L11, with protein MSKGRGGVDQIVKLIVGAGQASPSPPVGPALGSKGVKSMDFCKEFNARTAHIITGTPMPCRVTVRPDRSFTFDVRTPHTSWLLLNAVEAPMGKKGKRKGVSKPGHETVGTLSLKHIYEIAKIKQTELRLSGLSLEGLCRSVIYQAKTMGIEVVA; from the exons ATGTCAAAGGGTCGAGGCGGCGTTGACCAGATCGTTAAACTGATCGTGGGAGCTGGACAGGCTAGTCCTAGTCCTCCTGTTGGTCCTGCTCTCGGTTCCAAAGGTGTGAAGTCTATGGACTTTTGCAAG GAATTTAACGCAAGAACTGCACATATTATCACCGGAACACCAATGCCTTGCCGAGTTACGGTCCGCCCCGATCGATCATTTACCTTTGACGTCCGAACACCGCACACCTCAtggctgctcctcaatgCCGTCGAAGCTCCAATGggaaagaagggcaagcGAAAGGGTGTTAGCAAGCCTGGGCACGAGACTGTCGGCACTCTATCCCTTAAGCATATTTACGAGATTGCAAAGATCAAGCAGACTGAGCTCCGACTTTCTGGTCTATCGCTAGAGGGACTTTGCAGATCGGTCATTTACCAGGCGAAGACGATGGGAATTGAGGTAGTGGCTTGA
- a CDS encoding HAL protein kinase: protein MSSSNPPQELPRSQGASEVSEPVQKPQESIGDKDDACEDASGVRFSSAVQEISPTQPATVDPSSSNPEHEEHDQSSPFTEVTADQLKAFTKSLHGRPLQELRLNNCQFEAFSLPPSRVPSHEDESGQSTRLPTPTSATFQSPHTSPQVSTLTSPPLTPAGSGQASSDKKGKEVAKTNEPPVITPQASSSHEKASPAPDRRPSAARAASDHAVRRASSAEEQHQSHRRGMFGVGPGSVPASRESSPSRSSASNFYSKPFTPGGDINDPYAKGRRPAQAAHTTKHTIDPRFIFSRKKKHGSPHGSKSNLNEKRGSSIFGSARNSSEELAPNDSVSTGNLHPGHSSMADLKRFFRKGGHHNKKRESSPAPSIKLGTKAAASKSTQQLPFGDDHGLSSKYGKLGKFLGSGAGGSVRLMKRKDDGTVFAVKEFRARHTYETEKEYNKKVTAEFCVGSTLHHGNIIETLDILQEKGRWYEVMEYAPFDLFAIVMTGRMSREEITCCFLQILNGVTYLHSVGLAHRDLKLDNVVVSSKGIMKIIDFGSAHVFKYPFETDTVPAKGIVGSDPYLAPEVYDSKEYDAVAVDIWSLAIIFCCMTLRRFPWKVPRMTDNSFKLFAADPTPGHDPRKLIVPSKSTNDLTTTPARDFLAEDETKKHTHHEQKEESTSKEASSTTDSKDSKTQPGGEKKEVIRGPWRILRLLPRESRHIISRMLDLDPKTRARMDEILQEPWVADTVICQQLDHGEVIPADNHTHILEPPANSQQPEKK, encoded by the exons ATGAGTTCTTCAAATCCTCCCCAGGAGCTTCCTCGCTCCCAGGGCGCCTCTG AAGTTTCAGAGCCCGTTCAAAAACCTCAAGAGTCAATTGGAGACAAGGACGACGCATGCGAAGATGCCTCCGGCGTTCGCTTCTCATCCGCCGTCCAGGAGATATCACCCACCCAACCGGCCACCGTTGACCCGTCATCGTCGAACCCAGAGCATGAAGAGCACGACCAGTCAAGTCCTTTCACCGAAGTTACTGCCGATCAACTTAAAGCCTTCACCAAGTCTCTCCACGGCCGGCCTTTACAAGAATTGCGCTTGAATAACTGCCAATTTGAAGCTTTCTCGCTTCCACCCTCCCGA GTCCCATCACATGAGGATGAATCCGGACAGTCTACCAGATTGCCCACACCCACCTCTGCCACCTTCCAATCCCCGCATACCAGCCCTCAGGTCTCTACGCTGACTTCCCCTCCCCTAACTCCCGCGGGATCCGGTCAGGCTAGTTCAGATAAGAAGGGTAAGGAAGTGGCCAAGACGAATGAACCCCCGGTTATCACCCCACAGGCATCGTCATCTCATGAAAAGGCTTCACCAGCTCCCGATAGAAGACCTTCAGctgctcgagctgcttcCGATCATGCGGTCCGTAGAGCGTCTTCCGCTGAGGAGCAGCACCAGTCCCATCGTCGAGGCATGTTTGGAGTAGGACCTGGTTCTGTGCCAGCTTCTAGAGAATCTAGTCCGTCCCGAAGCTCAGCGTCAAACTTCTACTCTAAGCCATTTACCCCTGGCGGTGATATCAACGATCCCTACGCCAAGGGCCGACGACCTGCACAAGCGGCACACACAACGAAACACACAATCGACCCCAGGTTCATCTTCTCACGTAAGAAGAAGCATGGTTCTCCCCATGGGTCCAAGTCAAATCTGAACGAGAAGCGCGGATCGTCGATCTTTGGTAGTGCAAGGAACAGTAGTGAAGAACTTGCACCGAATGATAGCGTCTCGACTGGCAACCTTCATCCCGGACACAGCTCAATGGCAGATTTGAAACGATTTTTCCGCAAGGGCGGACATCACAACAAAAAGAGAGAgtcatcaccagcaccatcgATCAAGCTCGGTACGAAAGCTGCAGCTTCCAAATCGACCCAGCAATTGCCATTCGGAGATGATCATGGGTTGTCTTCCAAGTACGGCAAGCTCGGCAAATTTCTGGGCTCCGGTGCGGGTGGTTCGGTGAGACTGATGAAGCGCAAGGACGACGGTACCGTATTTGCAGTCAAGGAGTTCCGCGCAAGACACACATACGAGACCGAGAAAGAGTACAACAAGAAAGTAACAGCCGAATTTTGCGTTGGATcgactcttcatcatggcaataTTATCGAGACACTGGACATCCTTCAAGAAAAGGGGCGTTGGTATGAAGTGATGGAATATGCGCCATTCGACCTCTTTGCAATCGTTATGACCGGTCGGATGTCCCGGGAAGAGATAACGTGCTGCTTCCTGCAAATCCTCAATGGCGTGACTTATCTGCATAGCGTGGGCCTTGCCCACCGCGATCTGAAGCTGGATAATGTGGTAGTGAGCTCCAAGGGTATTATGAAGATCATCGATTTTGGCAGTGCTCACGTCTTCAAATATCCATTTGAGACCGACACTGTGCCCGCAAAAG GTATTGTCGGCTCTGACCCTTATCTCGCACCCGAGGTTTACGACTCCAAGGAGTACGACGCAGTAGCTGTGGATATTTGGTCTTTGGCCATCATTTTCTGCTGCATGACTCTTCGACGTTTCCCGTGGAAGGTCCCACGAATGACAGATAACTCCTTCAAGCTGTTCGCGGCGGACCCAACTCCAGGACACGACCCCAGGAAGCTAATTGtaccctcaaagtcaactAATGATTTGACCACCACGCCAGCGCGAGACTTtttggctgaggatgagaccaagaaacatactcatcatgagcaaaaagaagagtCGACCTCAAAAGAGGCCAGCTCGACCACCGACTCAAAGGACTCTAAGACGCAGCCgggtggtgagaagaaggaagtcATCCGTGGCCCATGGCGTATTCTGCGCCTGCTGCCTAGGGAAAGCAGACACATCATTAGCAGaatgcttgatcttgaccCCAAGACTCGTGCCCGGATGGATGAGATTCTTCAGGAGCCATGGGTTGCAGATACAGTCATCTGCCAACAACTTGACCACGGTGAGGTTATCCCAGCTGACAACCACACTCACATCTTGGAACCGCCAGCCAACTCGCAACAACCCGAGAAGAAGTGA
- a CDS encoding hsp10-like protein: MATSIKSIRALAPLLDRVLVQRIKAETKTASGIFLPESSVEKLNEAKVLAVGPGALDKKGNRLPMGVAVGDRVLIPQFGGSPVKAGEEEFQLFRDSEILAKINE; this comes from the exons ATG GCCACCTCCATCAAGTCCATTCGAGCTCTCGCTCCCCTCCTTGACCGTGTTCTCGTCCAGCGCATCAAGgccgagaccaagaccgccaGCGGCATCTTCCTGCCCGAGTCCAgcgttgagaagctcaacgaggccaaggtCCTCGCTGTTGGCCCCGGTGCTTTGGACAAGAAGGGTAACCGACTACCCATGGGCGTTGCCGTTGGCGACCGAGTTTTGATCCCTCAATTCGGCGGTTCTCCCGTCAAGGCcggcgaggaggagttcCAGCTCTTCCGCGACAGCGA GATcctggccaagatcaacgaatAA
- a CDS encoding murein transglycosylase, whose amino-acid sequence MKLLATVLGLTTAANAHTLFTTLFIDGENQGDGTCVRQPKDASKANSPIYPITGGVMACGENGDKPVKFTCPAPGGAQLTFQFRESPSYSKPGAIAEGHKGPCSVYMKKVDDMNSDSAAGDGWFKVWEDGYDVKEDKWCTDTLRSNGGLLSVDLPTGLPAGYYLVRPEVLALHNAPSGDPQFYHSCAQIFIENGPEGPLEIPEKYEVSIPGYVDKKDPGVTYNIYSDKGEYPIPGPEVWNPTSKETGTKQTQKNGLVPKDCLAKNANWCGKPIAKYSGQDNCWAAAKKCWDIVGDCWDNAPPTGGKGCDTWNDYCKEINAACKAKDFEGPPSFTGKEYFAEAPGPIPAPYGDFEGSDLATDGKNSNSNDKPASKETYVAPSKTSQAAAATTEASKPAENTEATQETATRKWDKYEKNTKYKDTPVIKYPMPVQTSEPTEEGSSGLKVSEDGRCGGETGQTCEGSKFGDCCSRGGKCGRKAKQCECGCQNAFGICKK is encoded by the exons ATGAAGCTTCTTGCTACTGTTCTCGGCCTCACTACTGCTGCAAACGCCCACACTCTCTTCACTACTCTTTTCATCGATGGCGAGAACCAGGGCGATGGTACCTGTGTTCGTCAGCCTAAGGACGCCTCCAAGGCAAACAGTCCCATCTACCCCATCACTGGAGGTGTCATGGCTTGTG GTGAAAATGGTGACAAGCCAGTCAAGTTCACCTGTCCGGCTCCCGGCGGTGCTCAACTGACCTTCCAATTCCGTGAATCCCCCAGCTACTCCAAGCCCGGTGCCATTGCCGAAGGCCACAAGGGCCCCTGCTCCGTCTacatgaagaaggttgacgACATGAACTCGGACTCCGCTGCTGGTGACGGTTGGTTCAAGGTCTGGGAAGATGGTTACGACGTCAAGGAGGACAAGTGGTGTACCGACACTCTCCGATCCAACGGTGGTCTTCTTTCTGTTGATCTTCCTACTGGTCTCCCTGCCGGTTACTACCTCGTCCGTCCTGAGGTCCTTGCCCTTCACAATGCTCCCTCTGGTGACCCTCAGTTCTACCACAGCTGTGCCCAGATCTTCATCGAGAACGGCCCTGAGGGTCCTCTCGAGATCCCAGAGAAGTACGAGGTTAGCATTCCCGGTTAcgtcgacaagaaggatccTGGTGTCACCTACAACATCTACAGCGACAAGGGCGAATATCCCATTCCCGGCCCTGAGGTTTGGAACCCTACCTCTAAGGAGACTGGCACCAAGCAGACTCAGAAGAATGGTCTTGTCCCCAAGGACTGCCTTGCTAAGAACGCCAACTGGTGCGGCAAGCCTATTGCGAAGTACTCTGGACAAGACAACTGCTGGGCTGCGGCCAAGAAGTGCTGGGATATTGTTGGCGACTGCTGGGACAACGCTCCCCCTACTGGTGGTAAGGGCTGCGATACCTGGAACGACTACTGCAAGGAGATCAACGCCGCCTGCAAAGCCAAGGATTTCGAGGGCCCTCCCAGCTTCACTGGCAAGGAGTACTTTGCCGAGGCCCCTGGTCCTATTCCTGCTCCCTATGGTGATTTTGAGGGCAGCGATCTAGCCACTGATGGCAAgaactccaactccaacgaCAAGCCTGCGAGCAAGGAAACGTACGTTGCTCCATCAAAGACATCTCAGGCTGCCGCCGCTACGACTGAGGCCTCGAAGCCTGCTGAGAATACTGAGGCCACCCAAGAGACAGCGACCCGTAAGTGGGACAAGTATGAGAAGAACACAAAGTACAAGGACACTCCTGTTATCAAGTATCCCATGCCAGTTCAGACAAGCGAGCCTACTGAAGAGGGAAGCTCTGGACTCAAGGTTTCTGAGGATGGCCGTTGCGGGGGTGAGACTGGACAGACTTGTGAGGGCAGCAAGTTTGGTGACTGCTGCTCTCGTGGAGGCAAATGTGGTCGCAAGGCCAAGCAGTGTGAATGTGGTTGCCAGAATGCCTTTGGCATTTGCAAGAAGTAA
- a CDS encoding GTP-binding protein ypt2, with protein sequence MSSNRNYDFLIKLLLIGDSGVGKSCCLLRFSEDSFTPSFITTIGIDFKIRTIELDGKRVKLQIWDTAGQERFRTITTAYYRGAMGILLVYDVTDERSFNNIRTWFQNVEQHATEGVNKILIGNKCDWEEKRVVSTEQGQALADELGIPFLEVSAKSNINIDKAFYSLAADIKKRLIDNSKNDQPSASGVNVGDKSEGGGSKCC encoded by the exons ATGTCGAGTAATCGCAACTATGATTTCCTG ATTAAGCTGCTCCTGATAGGCGACTCCGGCGTCGGCAAGTCGTGCTGCCTGCTGCGGTTCAGCGAAGACTCCTTCACCCCTTCATTCATCACCACTATCGGcatcgacttcaagatcaggACTATTGAGCTCGATGGAAAGCGCGTCAAGCTGCAGATCTGGGATACCGCCGGTCAGGAGCGTTTCCgcaccatcaccaccgccTATTATCGTGGTGCCATGGGAATCCTCCTTGTCTACGACGTCACCGACGAGCGCTCATTCAACA ACATCCGAACTTGGTTCCAAAACGTCGAGCAACATGCTACAGAGGGTGTCAACAAGATTCTAATTGGCAACAAGTGCGACTGGGAGGAGAAGCGAGTTGTTTCCACCGAGCAAGGCCAGGCTCTCGCTGACGAGCTGGGCATTCCCTTCCTCGAGGTTTCCGCCAAGAGCAACATCAATATCGACAAGGCCTTCTACAGCCTAGCCGCAgacatcaagaagcgacTTATCGATAACTCCAAGAACGACCAACCCTCAGCGAGCGGTGTCAACGTCGGCGATAAGAGCGAAGGCGGCGGCAGCAAGTGCTGCTAA
- a CDS encoding dolichyl-phosphate beta-glucosyltransferase — MAIDPPAEFLRPLWAWAEATPVYILLTLFLAFIALALLGLYVILHLVAPKPRPVYASEKTYLTSHPTQGRTQPQPLPCWYDRWLAERQASEQHVRPDEAFPTPDAGNIEPAEVRLSVVFPAYNEEARVIPTLDEAVTYLDEHFGRTKQAGPSGASPTTKRHVRNAPKEDLGGYEILVVDDGSKDKTVDVVLKFAQEHGLHDILRVVSLTRNRGKGGATTHGFRHVRGEYVLFADADGASRFCDAGKLIEGCEEVVDGSHRGVAIGSRAHLVGSEAVVKRSALRNFLMRSFHLVLMILTPPATSRIRDTQCGFKLFSRASLPHIIPYMHTEGWIFDIEMLMLAESAPATPVLGHDGSVIGTSPGIKVAEVPIEWHEVGGSKLNVIQDSIKMAIGLAVLRASWMFGVYRRRLT, encoded by the exons ATGGCGATCGATCCGCCCGCGGAGTTTCTCAGGCCATTATGGGCTTGGGCTGAAGCTACGCCCGTCTACATTCTTCTGACATTATTTCTCGCGTTTATTGCGCTGGCACTTCTTGGG CTCTAtgtcatcctccatctcgtcgCGCCAAAGCCTCGACCCGTCTACGCCTCCGAAAAGACCTACCTTACCAGCCATCCAACCCAAGGACGCACacagcctcaacctctcccCTGCTGGTACGATCGCTGGCTCGCTGAGCGACAGGCTAGTGAGCAGCACGTCCGCCCTGATGAAGCATTCCCTACCCCCGATGCTGGAAACATCGAACCCGCTGAAGTGCGTCTAAGCGTCGTCTTCCCAGCCTacaatgaagaagctcgcGTTATCCCCACCCTCGACGAGGCTGTCACTTATCTCGATGAACACTTTGGCCGAACCAAACAAGCTGGACCTAGCGGAGCGAGTCCTACGACTAAAAGACATGTTCGGAATGCTCCTAAGGAGGATCTCGGCGGATATGAGATCTTagttgtcgatgatggaagcaaggATAAGACAGTGGATGTTGTCCTCAAGTTTGCCCAAGAACACGGCCTCCATGATATTCTTAGAGTTGTCTCACTTACTCGCAACAGAGGCAAGGGCGGAGCGACTACTCATGGTTTCCGACATGTGAGGGGTGAATACGTCCTATtcgctgatgctgatggcgCGTCTCGTTTCTGCGATGCTGGTAAGCTCATTGAAGGATGCGAGGAGGTTGTCGATGGATCACACCGCGGCGTTGCTATTGGAAGCCGAGCTCATCTCGTGGGCAGCGAGGCCGTTGTCAAG CGCTCGGCTCTACGAAACTTCCTCATGCGATCTTTCCATCTCGTGCTCATGATCCTCACACCCCCGGCAACATCGCGCATCCGCGACACCCAATGcggcttcaagctcttctcacGAGCATCCCTCCCACACATCATTCCCTACATGCACACTGAGGGGTGGATCTTCGACATCGAGATGCTCATGCTCGCAGAGTCAGCACCAGCGACACCAGTTCTTGGCCACGATGGCAGTGTTATTGGCACCAGTCCCGGCATCAAGGTTGCTGAAGTGCCCATTGAATGGCACGAGGTTGGtggcagcaagctcaacgTCATCCAGGACAGTATCAAGATGGCTATTGGCCTTGCGGTGCTGAGAGCCAGTTGGATGTTTGGTGTCTATCGAAGACGATTGACATAG
- a CDS encoding squalene monooxygenase: MASVLTSTESQTRRREQYHEADVVVVGAGVFGCTIAYALANQGRSVLLLERWLSEPDRIVGELLQPGGVASLQKIGLGHCLEGIDAMPCYGYTVFYHGEKVLVPYPGLDDSGNVTHAWGGHSTADKRPSGCSFHHGRFITKLRESCINHKNITVVETEVVKTLRGEVSDQILGVESRTKNKETGVKEKDYYFGQLTIIADGYDSKWRQEVLRTKPKVCSKFYALELIDCDLPEPGHGHVIIGNAFPILLYQIGTHETRALIDVPQGIPEASPENGGVRGYIRNYVLPALPTSIRPSAEKALEDGKIPRSMPNSWLPPTKQRANGAILLGDAMNMRHPLTGGGMTVAFNDVVILAEELHPSKVSDLADNKAINNALDQLYWKRKPLTGIINVLAQALYSLFAANDRQLRALQYGCFNYFKRGSTDGPVALLAGMLQRPFILAYHFFSVAFLAIWLNACTVIGCGILGIFKAPLAIIDAVLILWKACIVFLPIMYRETFQ, translated from the coding sequence ATGGCTTCAGTACTCACATCAACCGAGTCGCAGACTCGCCGTCGCGAACAATACCACGAGGCCGATGTTGTCGTTGTAGGAGCTGGTGTATTTGGCTGCACTATCGCCTACGCTCTCGCCAACCAGGGCCGATccgttctccttctcgagcGATGGCTATCGGAGCCCGATCGCATCGTTGGCGAACTTCTCCAGCCTGGAGGAGTCGCCTCACTACAGAAAATCGGCCTCGGTCATTGTCTCGAGGGCATCGATGCCATGCCTTGCTACGGATACACTGTCTTCTACCACGGCGAGAAGGTCCTCGTTCCTTATCCCGGTCTCGACGATAGCGGCAATGTCACACATGCTTGGGGAGGTCACAGCACAGCGGATAAGAGACCGTCTGGATGCAGTTTCCACCACGGCCgcttcatcaccaagctACGAGAGTCGTGCATAAACCACAAGAACATCACTGTTGTTGAGACAGAGGTTGTCAAGACGCTGCGCGGAGAGGTGTCGGACCAGATTCTTGGTGTCGAGAGTCGcacaaagaacaaggagacTGGTGTTAAGGAGAAGGACTACTACTTTGGACAGTTGACCATTATCGCTGATGGTTACGATTCCAAGTGGCGCCAGGAGGTTCTCAGGACCAAGCCCAAGGTCTGCTCAAAATTTTAcgctcttgagctcatcgactGCGATCTTCCTGAACCTGGCCACGGCCATGTCATCATTGGCAATGCTTTCCCTATCCTTCTGTACCAGATCGGCACTCACGAGACCCGCGCTCTTATCGATGTGCCCCAAGGTATCCCCGAAGCCTCGCCTGAGAATGGCGGCGTTCGTGGATACATCCGCAACTATGTCCTTCCTGCGCTCCCTACTAGCATCCGACCCTCAGCcgagaaggctcttgaggatggcaagattCCCCGAAGCATGCCCAACAGTTGGCTTCCTCCTACGAAGCAGCGCGCCAACGGAGccatcctcctcggtgaCGCTATGAACATGCGACATCCTCTCACTGGTGGTGGTATGACTGTCGCTTTCAACGATGTTGTCATCCTCGCCGAGGAGTTGCACCCCAGCAAGGTGTCTGACCTCGCTGACaacaaggccatcaacaatGCGCTCGACCAGCTTTACTGGAAGCGCAAGCCTTTGACCGGTATCATCAACGTTCTCGCTCAGGCTCTGTACTCCCTTTTCGCAGCCAACGACCGTCAGCTCCGCGCTCTTCAGTACGGATGCTTCAACTACTTCAAGCGCGGTTCAACTGACGGCCCCGTCGCTCTCTTGGCTGGTATGCTCCAGCGccccttcatcctcgcctACCACTTCTTCTCCGTTGCATTTCTCGCCATCTGGCTCAATGCCTGCACCGTCATTGGCTGCGGTATCTTGGGCATCTTCAAGGCTCctctcgccatcatcgatgccgtcctcatcctctggAAAGCATGCATTGTCTTCCTTCCCATCATGTACCGGGAGACATTCCAGTAA